A window of the Tachyglossus aculeatus isolate mTacAcu1 chromosome 2, mTacAcu1.pri, whole genome shotgun sequence genome harbors these coding sequences:
- the HS3ST5 gene encoding heparan sulfate glucosamine 3-O-sulfotransferase 5, giving the protein MLFKQQALLRQKLFVLGSLAIGSLLYLVARVGSLDRLQPLCPIESRLGPRGRVDFPARALQFKRGLLHEFRKGNATKDQIRLHNLVQQLPKAIIIGVRKGGTRALLEMLNLHPAVVKASQEIHFFDNDENYARGIEWYRRKMPFSHPHQITIEKSPAYFITEEVPERIYKMNSSIKLLIIVREPTTRAISDYTQVLEGKERKNKTYYKFEKLAIDPNTCEVNTKYKAVRTSVYTKHLERWLKYFPIEQFHMVDGDRLITEPLPELQLVEKFLNLPPRISRYNLYFNATRGFYCLRFNIVFNKCLAGSKGRIHPEVDPSVITKLRKFFHPFNQKFYQITGRKLNWP; this is encoded by the exons ATGCTATTCAAACAGCAGGCGTTGCTGAGACAAAAGCTGTTCGTGCTGGGAAGCCTTGCAATTGGAAGTCTCCTCTACCTAGTTGCCAGAGTTGGGAGCTTGGATAG GCTGCAGCCCCTCTGCCCCATTGAAAGCCGCCTGGGACCCCGCGGCCGGGTTGacttcccagcccgggctctccaGTTCAAGCGGGGGCTGCTCCACGAGTTCCGGAAGGGCAATGCCACCAAGGACCAgatccggctccacaacttggtCCAGCAGCTGCCCAAGGCCATCATCATCGGCGTGAGGAAGGGAGGCACCCGGGCTCTGCTGGAGATGCTCAACCTCCACCCGGCCGTCGTCAAGGCCTCTCAAGAGATCCACTTCTTCGACAACGACGAGAACTACGCCCGGGGCATCGAGTGGTACCGGAGAAAGATGCCCTTCTCTCACCCGCACCAGATCACCATCGAGAAGAGCCCGGCCTACTTCATCACCGAGGAGGTGCCCGAGAGGATTTACAAAATGAACTCGTCCATCAAGCTGCTGATCATCGTCAGGGAACCCACGACGAGGGCAATTTCCGACTACACTCAGGtgctggaggggaaggagaggaagaacaaaaCTTACTACAAGTTCGAGAAGCTGGCCATCGACCCGAACACCTGCGAGGTGAACACCAAGTACAAGGCGGTGAGGACCAGCGTCTACACCAAACACCTGGAGAGGTGGCTGAAATATTTCCCCATTGAGCAGTTCCACATGGTGGACGGGGACCGTCTCATCACGGAGCCCCTGCCGGAGCTCCAACTGGTGGAGAAGTTCCTCAATCTCCCCCCGCGGATAAGTCGGTACAACCTATACTTCAACGCCACCAGAGGATTCTACTGCTTGCGATTTAACATTGTCTTTAACAAGTGCCTAGCGGGGAGCAAGGGAAGGATCCACCCAGAAGTGGATCCCTCCGTCATTACCAAATTGCGCAAGTTCTTTCACCCTTTCAATCAAAAGTTCTACCAGATCACCGGGAGGAAACTGAACTGGCCCTAA